Proteins found in one Sardina pilchardus chromosome 11, fSarPil1.1, whole genome shotgun sequence genomic segment:
- the dbx1a gene encoding homeobox protein DBX1-A — MMIPSVIAPPAMYPGLLRPTAAWHPSFQATIPSPSGFMVDDLLRFGRPAYLNRPVPAPSSSPPLSITHNMPVNHSLLERVTTTVSRTHVSCNPKTSPATKDPAYLKFGMNAILAPSPKKASSPPCVQHPHAKAFSFPYVDGSFYPFVRSSYFPASSSVVPIPGTFAWPLAARGKPRRGMLRRAVFSDVQRKALEKMFQKQKYISKPDRKKLAAKLGLKDSQVKIWFQNRRMKWRNSKERELLSSGGCREQTLPTKTNPNPDLSDVCKKSSEEDDDDEEAFDGESASAPHFCHSPATRDLSRSVTSSMSSPSLSSKHSDFSDSEDEITVS; from the exons ATGATGATCCCCAGCGTTATTGCACCACCAGCGATGTACCCGGGTCTTCTGCGACCAACAGCGGCGTGGCATCCATCATTTCAGGCGACGATTCCCTCTCCATCCGGCTTCATGGTAGATGACCTCCTGCGCTTTGGTAGACCGGCATACTTGAACCGACCGGTCCCGGCGCCGAGCAGCTCTCCGCCACTTTCTATAACCCACAACATGCCAGTCAACCACAGCTTACTGGAGCGCGTAACCACCACTGTTTCAAGGACGCATGTTTCTTGCAACCCTAAAACTTCACCCGCCACCAAAGATCCAGCTTATCTGAAATTCGGAATGAACGCTATTCTGGCACCATCGCCCAAGAAAG CGTCATCTCCACCCTGTGTCCAACATCCACACGCCAAGGCATTCTCCTTCCCTTATGTTGACGGATCATTTTACCCGTTCGTCCGGTCATCATACTTCCCAG CTTCCTCATCTGTGGTTCCGATCCCAGGGACTTTTGCCTGGCCGTTGGCTGCCAGAGGAAAGCCGAGAAGAGGCATGCTCAGACGGGCCGTCTTCTCTGATGTGCAGCGCAAAGCCCTGGAGAAAATGTTCCAGAAGCAGAAATACATCAGCAAGCCTGACAGGAAGAAACTCGCTGCCAAACTTGGCCTTAAAGACTCACAG GTCAAAATCTGGTTCCAGAACCGGCGTATGAAATGGAGGAAttcaaaggagagagagctgctgtccTCGGGTGGTTGCAGGGAGCAAACTCTTCCCACGAAAACCAACCCTAATCCAGATCTCAGCGATGTTTGCAAGAAGTCCTCAGAGgaagacgacgacgacgaggagGCGTTCGACGGAGAAAGTGCGAGCGCACCACACTTCTGCCATTCACCAGCAACACGCGACCTCTCCAGAAGCGTCACATCGAGCATGTCGTCTCCATCGCTCTCCAGCAAACATTCGGACTTTTCAGACTCAGAAGACGAAATTACCGTCTCGTAA